One window from the genome of Rariglobus hedericola encodes:
- the secG gene encoding preprotein translocase subunit SecG translates to MSILIGIFTFVLILVSVFLVLVVLAQKAKTDGGMGATLGGGATEAAFGADTGNVLTKATINAAVIFFVLTFGLYLSHIYVSKHHKSTEGQLPAIAAPAATTPAVEQTTTAAPAEAPAVTLPAAATAAPSEAAKP, encoded by the coding sequence ATGTCCATCCTCATCGGCATTTTCACGTTCGTTCTCATATTGGTTTCCGTGTTTCTCGTCCTCGTGGTGCTGGCCCAGAAGGCCAAGACCGACGGTGGTATGGGCGCCACGCTCGGTGGTGGAGCTACCGAGGCCGCCTTCGGCGCCGATACCGGCAACGTCCTCACCAAGGCCACGATCAACGCCGCCGTCATCTTCTTCGTGCTCACGTTTGGCCTCTATTTGAGCCACATCTACGTCTCGAAGCACCACAAGAGCACCGAGGGCCAGCTGCCCGCGATCGCGGCTCCTGCTGCTACCACGCCCGCTGTTGAGCAGACGACCACCGCCGCTCCCGCGGAAGCCCCTGCGGTGACGCTCCCGGCTGCCGCTACTGCCGCTCCGTCCGAAGCCGCCAAACCCTGA
- a CDS encoding SulP family inorganic anion transporter, which yields MEASPAPGALDQIQKHSRKWLRERFPLGEELKTYSWAKLKADFLAGSTVSLVSIPQAIGFALIAGLPPLMVIMSVVVGGFVCALFSSSRHLVFGPTNSISIILAATLYSLSGGSLTPADLALVLALLIGVFQVVAGLAQMGKLTQFISRSVIIAYGTGIGLLLVAGQVPHLLGLAAGHGSFFEALVGAFTHIVHFQFNPFPICMGVLTLLLFWAIEHFLPKLPAELIGLIVLSLFTQHFNLQELGIRTIGDEGALAAALPSFMGMPFGGSEWAVVPPLMSAALAIAILGMLEAVSISKTLASQSGQRLDTNQELVAMGSANIANSFFGAMPGSASFARSAANLHSGARTQVSALLSSLIVLGALFFVAPLINFIPVPALAAHLIRIGLKMINREQIRISWHSTRSDAIVFAVTLCATFFLKLDTAIYVGVGVSLALFLRKASAPSLVEYGFNEQGQLAEIDENQTRGNSAISIVHVEGELFFGAADLFQEQVRLLADDDGIKIVILRMKNARHLDATSVMSLLQLHDYLSKTGRHLLISGINPDVERVLRKSGARKQIGADNIFPAEANLTMSTKRALLRASQLLQQVGSAPSAGVRIFYDRNRENSTGAESPTPIRRGDHDKPGDYQI from the coding sequence ATGGAAGCATCGCCAGCCCCCGGAGCTTTGGATCAGATCCAAAAGCATTCCCGGAAATGGTTGCGCGAGCGTTTCCCGCTGGGTGAAGAACTAAAGACCTATTCGTGGGCCAAGCTGAAAGCCGACTTCCTGGCGGGATCGACCGTTTCACTGGTTTCGATTCCTCAGGCGATCGGTTTCGCGCTGATCGCGGGATTGCCGCCGCTCATGGTGATCATGTCGGTGGTGGTGGGCGGATTCGTCTGCGCGCTGTTCAGTTCCTCGCGTCATCTGGTTTTCGGACCGACCAATTCGATCAGCATCATCCTGGCGGCGACGTTGTATTCACTCAGTGGAGGCAGTCTTACGCCGGCTGATCTGGCGCTGGTGCTGGCGTTGTTGATCGGTGTTTTTCAAGTCGTCGCGGGACTCGCGCAGATGGGGAAACTGACGCAGTTCATCTCGCGCTCGGTGATCATCGCGTATGGCACGGGAATCGGGTTGCTACTCGTCGCGGGGCAGGTGCCGCATTTGCTCGGCTTGGCGGCGGGGCACGGAAGCTTTTTCGAAGCTCTGGTCGGAGCCTTCACGCACATCGTGCATTTTCAGTTCAATCCCTTTCCGATCTGCATGGGCGTCCTCACGCTTCTGCTGTTCTGGGCGATCGAACATTTCTTACCCAAATTACCGGCGGAATTAATCGGCTTGATCGTGCTCTCGCTGTTCACGCAGCACTTCAATTTGCAGGAGTTGGGCATCCGGACCATCGGCGATGAGGGCGCGCTGGCGGCGGCGTTGCCCTCGTTCATGGGCATGCCGTTCGGAGGGTCCGAGTGGGCGGTGGTGCCGCCGCTCATGAGTGCGGCGCTGGCGATCGCGATTCTCGGAATGTTGGAGGCGGTCTCGATTTCCAAAACCCTCGCTTCGCAATCCGGCCAGCGGCTCGATACCAATCAAGAACTGGTCGCGATGGGTTCGGCCAATATCGCCAACAGCTTCTTCGGTGCGATGCCCGGCTCGGCGTCTTTCGCGCGGTCGGCGGCCAATCTCCACAGTGGTGCTCGCACGCAGGTCTCGGCCTTGCTGAGCAGCCTGATCGTGCTGGGGGCGCTGTTTTTCGTGGCGCCGCTGATCAATTTCATTCCAGTGCCCGCACTGGCGGCGCATCTGATCCGCATCGGTCTGAAGATGATTAATCGCGAGCAGATCCGCATCTCGTGGCACTCGACGCGTTCGGATGCGATCGTGTTTGCAGTGACGTTGTGCGCGACGTTCTTCCTCAAGCTCGACACCGCAATTTACGTGGGTGTGGGTGTGTCGCTCGCGCTCTTTCTGCGTAAAGCGAGCGCGCCTTCGCTGGTGGAATACGGTTTCAATGAGCAGGGCCAGCTGGCGGAGATCGATGAAAACCAAACGCGCGGGAATTCCGCCATTTCCATCGTGCACGTCGAGGGCGAGTTGTTTTTTGGCGCGGCCGATCTCTTTCAGGAACAGGTCCGGTTGCTGGCCGATGACGATGGGATCAAGATCGTCATCCTGCGCATGAAAAACGCGCGGCATCTCGATGCGACCTCGGTCATGTCACTGCTGCAGTTGCACGATTATTTAAGTAAAACGGGACGGCATTTGTTGATCAGTGGCATCAATCCCGACGTGGAGCGCGTGCTGCGAAAGAGTGGGGCCCGCAAACAGATCGGCGCGGATAACATTTTCCCGGCCGAGGCCAATCTCACGATGAGCACCAAGCGGGCGTTGTTGCGCGCCTCACAGCTGCTCCAGCAGGTCGGCTCGGCACCGTCGGCGGGTGTGCGTATTTTTTACGATCGCAACCGCGAAAACTCCACGGGAGCGGAAAGCCCCACGCCGATTCGCCGGGGCGATCACGACAAACCCGGCGATTATCAAATTTGA